One Streptomyces sp. NBC_01217 genomic region harbors:
- the mdcC gene encoding malonate decarboxylase acyl carrier protein, translating to MRTLTFQFPASTRPAHRAHVGVVGSGDLEILLEPADGSGNSDRYAQVRVRTSVEGFDEVWQTTLERFFARTPVLGTWELNDSAATPALVTLRLQQAAEVAGATHDTAAAGETS from the coding sequence ATGCGCACCTTGACCTTTCAGTTCCCTGCCTCGACGCGCCCGGCCCACCGGGCGCACGTCGGCGTCGTCGGCTCCGGGGACCTGGAGATCCTGCTGGAGCCGGCCGACGGCAGCGGCAACTCCGATCGTTATGCCCAGGTGCGGGTCCGCACCAGCGTCGAAGGCTTCGACGAGGTGTGGCAGACCACTCTGGAACGCTTCTTCGCGCGCACTCCCGTACTGGGCACGTGGGAACTCAACGACTCGGCCGCCACGCCTGCCCTGGTCACTCTGCGGCTTCAGCAGGCTGCCGAAGTCGCCGGCGCCACACACGACACGGCCGCTGCAGGGGAGACGTCATGA
- a CDS encoding aldo/keto reductase, translating to MRYVKLGNTGLDVSPIAIGAMTYGEPDRGHPVWSLGEENSRLLIKHALDAGINFFDTANMYSQGSSEEILGRALKDFADRDDVVIATKLRHPMRSGPNGKGLSRKAIMTEVDHSLRRLGTDYIDLYQIHRNDPSTPLEETLEALHDLVKAGKVRYLGASSMHAWEFAKALHTQRAHGWARFVSMQDHYNLLAREEEREMLPLCGDEGVGTIVWSPLARGRLTRPWKEQTARSATDGFADLLYAANADSDREIVDAVGAVAEARGVSRAQIALAWLHANPVVVAPLVGASRTTHIDDAVASLDIDLAGDEIARLERHYTPRHDFQGISDDAELQRIMDRVPQFAPAKS from the coding sequence ATGCGCTACGTGAAACTCGGCAACACCGGACTCGATGTCTCCCCGATCGCGATCGGCGCGATGACCTACGGCGAACCCGACCGCGGGCATCCGGTGTGGTCGCTCGGCGAGGAGAACAGTCGCTTGCTGATCAAGCACGCGCTCGACGCGGGAATCAACTTCTTCGACACCGCGAACATGTACTCGCAGGGCTCCAGCGAGGAGATCCTGGGGCGTGCGCTGAAGGACTTCGCCGACCGCGACGATGTGGTGATCGCCACCAAGCTGCGCCACCCGATGCGCTCGGGTCCCAATGGGAAGGGCCTGTCCCGCAAGGCGATCATGACCGAGGTCGACCACAGCCTGCGCCGCCTCGGCACCGACTACATCGATCTGTACCAGATCCACCGCAACGACCCGAGCACTCCGTTGGAGGAGACCCTTGAGGCCCTCCATGACCTGGTGAAGGCCGGAAAGGTCCGCTATCTCGGCGCGTCCTCGATGCACGCGTGGGAGTTCGCCAAGGCCCTGCACACACAGCGGGCGCACGGATGGGCCCGGTTCGTTTCCATGCAGGACCACTACAACCTGCTCGCCCGTGAGGAGGAGCGCGAAATGCTCCCGCTGTGTGGCGACGAAGGGGTCGGCACCATCGTGTGGAGCCCACTGGCCCGCGGTCGCCTCACCAGGCCGTGGAAGGAGCAGACGGCACGGTCCGCCACCGACGGCTTCGCCGATCTGCTCTATGCCGCGAACGCCGACAGCGACCGGGAGATCGTCGATGCCGTCGGCGCCGTGGCCGAGGCCCGTGGCGTCAGCCGGGCGCAGATCGCGCTCGCCTGGCTGCATGCCAACCCGGTCGTCGTCGCACCTCTGGTCGGCGCGAGCAGGACCACGCACATCGACGACGCGGTCGCCTCGCTCGACATCGACCTCGCCGGCGACGAGATCGCCCGACTGGAGCGGCACTACACCCCGCGCCACGACTTTCAGGGCATCTCCGACGACGCCGAACTGCAGCGCATCATGGACCGTGTGCCGCAGTTCGCCCCCGCCAAGTCCTGA
- a CDS encoding triphosphoribosyl-dephospho-CoA synthase, producing the protein MTTTPDLPNVLAAPREPLRPDVADTFGALAAQALRDEAMLTPKPGLVDARGGAHDDMNLALLLASADALAVPIARCAKAAMSTPLGPGLRALIGAIGRDGEQRMLHATSGVNTHRGALWALGLLAAGLAATGSIDGAGRFAARLAAMDDPALPARAPSHGDHARLRYGASGARGEARRGFPHARHVALPTLEAARAAGLGEHIARTDALLASMATLEDTCLLHRGGPEGLRTVREGTSAIMRAGGSSTAPGRALFDRLDAVCRRRRLSAGGSGDVLAAALFLDSAAPVALLAERSH; encoded by the coding sequence ATGACCACCACGCCTGACCTTCCCAATGTCCTGGCCGCGCCGCGAGAGCCTCTGCGGCCCGACGTGGCGGACACGTTCGGGGCTCTGGCGGCGCAGGCACTGCGTGACGAGGCGATGCTCACACCCAAACCCGGTCTGGTGGACGCGCGCGGCGGGGCGCACGACGACATGAACCTCGCCCTGCTGCTGGCGTCCGCCGACGCGCTCGCCGTGCCGATCGCCCGGTGCGCGAAGGCTGCCATGTCCACGCCCCTCGGACCTGGCCTGAGGGCACTGATCGGGGCCATCGGACGGGACGGCGAGCAACGCATGCTGCACGCCACCAGTGGGGTCAATACCCACCGCGGCGCACTGTGGGCGCTCGGGCTGCTGGCGGCCGGGCTGGCCGCGACCGGCAGCATCGACGGGGCCGGCAGGTTCGCCGCGCGGCTGGCCGCCATGGACGACCCGGCGCTGCCGGCCCGGGCGCCCTCGCACGGTGACCATGCCCGTCTTCGATACGGAGCGTCCGGTGCCAGGGGCGAAGCCCGGCGGGGGTTTCCGCACGCCAGACACGTTGCCCTGCCGACGCTTGAGGCGGCACGCGCAGCCGGACTCGGTGAGCACATCGCCCGTACCGACGCGCTTCTGGCGTCGATGGCGACGCTGGAGGACACCTGTCTGCTGCACCGGGGCGGCCCCGAGGGCCTGCGGACCGTGCGCGAGGGTACCTCAGCGATCATGCGCGCGGGCGGATCAAGCACGGCTCCCGGCCGCGCACTCTTCGACCGTCTCGACGCCGTCTGCCGCCGACGTCGCCTCTCGGCCGGCGGTAGCGGCGATGTCCTCGCCGCCGCACTCTTCCTGGACTCGGCCGCCCCCGTCGCTCTCCTTGCGGAAAGAAGCCACTGA
- a CDS encoding nucleotide pyrophosphohydrolase, translating to MDLNELRRRALRIHDLYDELNLRERGRVWTREEFMIGFVGDVGDLAKIVMAQEGARDMPGGRAALEHELADCLWSVLILAHRYGVDLDAAFLRTMDELDQSITARVGRDAGSG from the coding sequence ATGGACCTCAACGAACTGCGGCGCCGGGCTCTGCGTATCCATGACCTCTACGACGAGCTGAACCTGAGGGAACGCGGCCGGGTGTGGACACGCGAGGAGTTCATGATCGGCTTCGTCGGGGACGTCGGAGATCTGGCAAAGATTGTCATGGCACAGGAAGGCGCCCGTGACATGCCGGGCGGCCGTGCCGCTCTGGAGCACGAACTCGCGGACTGCCTGTGGTCCGTGCTGATCCTTGCGCACCGGTACGGCGTCGATCTGGACGCCGCGTTCCTGCGCACGATGGACGAGCTCGACCAGTCGATCACTGCGCGGGTAGGACGCGATGCCGGGTCGGGGTGA
- a CDS encoding TetR/AcrR family transcriptional regulator, with amino-acid sequence MSQRSDAQQNRARILSVAREALTEDGNASLNSIAKRAGVGPGTLYRHFPSREALVLEVFRSEVQKLVDWAPELLLTEPPLEALRRWFERLAAYIAIKRGLGDALTTTNHDTVTNETHGPVTGAIRTLLKAGEDDGSIRPGLDPDDVLLIMGCVWRVPSGPVGRQQAQRLLDLTLDGLRTRS; translated from the coding sequence ATGAGCCAGCGAAGTGATGCGCAGCAGAACCGCGCGCGGATTCTCTCTGTCGCTCGCGAGGCGCTCACCGAGGACGGCAACGCCTCCCTCAACTCCATCGCCAAACGCGCCGGTGTCGGGCCAGGCACGCTCTACCGTCACTTCCCCAGTCGTGAGGCGCTCGTCCTGGAGGTCTTCCGCTCCGAGGTGCAGAAACTCGTCGACTGGGCGCCCGAACTGCTGCTCACCGAGCCGCCCCTTGAGGCCCTGCGCCGCTGGTTCGAGCGCCTCGCGGCCTACATCGCGATCAAGCGCGGCCTGGGCGACGCCCTCACGACCACCAACCACGACACGGTGACGAACGAAACCCATGGCCCGGTCACCGGGGCCATTCGCACGCTCCTGAAGGCCGGCGAGGACGACGGCTCCATCCGCCCGGGCCTGGACCCCGACGATGTGCTCCTCATCATGGGCTGCGTGTGGCGCGTCCCGTCCGGCCCCGTCGGCCGGCAGCAGGCCCAGCGCCTGCTCGATCTCACCCTCGACGGCCTGCGCACACGCTCCTGA
- the mdcD gene encoding biotin-independent malonate decarboxylase subunit beta has translation MTTTTDTAAETARALGATSDGRGVDWQRVLHRESFLELDALARAQVLLDDGSARVLCGPFERLESPWLEPQDVTPQSDDGVVIARGTIDGTAVLVVSIEQDFQGGGIGEVSGAKIAQALRLAAADGRTGTPVPAVLLLETGGVRLQEGNLGLNAVAEICSALLELRPLAPVVGVVAGSVGSFGGVSIATGLCTHVIVTPEARIGLNGAAVIEQEAGAEEFDSTDRRLIWAVDGGEQRRLTGLADTLVADDADELRDAVRRAISAKTASPGSYRSERLDVLEARLATLDPADPPEPSQLREMWGDTYDVPSTGKTPRRRGSGSEPHSDAAHSSMQPSERGRRWITALADGTTPRPVIGSVLRADTDGIVYLAVVPDPDNPFYRARQGQVGLTECAALARAMREITAQDEGATERRAIVAVVDLPSQAYGRIEEMAGLHQAIATAIDATEAARVAGHPLVTLVVGQALSGGFLTHGLQASQILALDDPGVQIHAMHKQAAAHITMRTVEQLDELAKTIPPLSYDVRDWATLGFCDGLLEVDDAESPTDRDITNVAQAISDAIARARSGPTDLSNRLDSQGAEKNRKASRAVRDTLARQWNEH, from the coding sequence ATGACCACCACTACGGACACCGCTGCCGAGACGGCCCGTGCGCTGGGAGCCACGTCCGACGGACGCGGCGTCGACTGGCAGCGTGTGCTGCACCGGGAGAGTTTCCTTGAGCTCGATGCTCTCGCCCGCGCGCAGGTACTGCTGGACGACGGCTCGGCCCGTGTACTGTGCGGCCCCTTCGAACGCCTGGAGTCGCCGTGGCTCGAGCCACAGGACGTGACCCCTCAGTCCGACGACGGTGTGGTCATCGCTCGCGGCACGATCGACGGCACCGCGGTGCTGGTCGTCTCCATCGAGCAGGACTTCCAAGGCGGCGGCATCGGCGAAGTGTCCGGAGCCAAGATCGCGCAGGCTCTCCGGCTGGCCGCCGCCGACGGCCGCACGGGGACTCCCGTCCCCGCCGTGCTGCTGCTGGAGACGGGCGGCGTGCGCTTGCAGGAAGGCAACCTGGGACTCAACGCGGTCGCCGAGATCTGCTCCGCACTGCTCGAACTGCGGCCGCTCGCACCAGTGGTCGGCGTCGTCGCCGGGTCGGTGGGCTCCTTCGGCGGAGTGAGCATCGCCACGGGGTTGTGCACCCACGTGATCGTCACCCCCGAAGCCAGGATCGGGCTCAACGGCGCGGCCGTCATCGAGCAGGAAGCAGGTGCCGAAGAGTTCGACTCCACCGACCGCCGCCTGATCTGGGCCGTCGACGGCGGCGAGCAACGCCGCCTCACCGGCCTGGCCGACACCCTCGTCGCCGATGACGCCGACGAACTGCGAGACGCCGTCCGCAGGGCGATCAGCGCCAAAACCGCTTCCCCGGGCTCGTACCGCAGCGAGCGGCTCGATGTCCTCGAAGCGCGTCTGGCCACACTCGACCCCGCCGACCCACCGGAGCCGTCCCAGCTGCGCGAGATGTGGGGCGACACCTATGACGTACCCTCCACGGGCAAGACGCCACGGCGACGCGGCAGTGGCAGCGAGCCGCACTCCGACGCCGCGCACTCCTCGATGCAGCCCAGCGAACGAGGACGCCGGTGGATCACCGCACTGGCCGACGGCACCACGCCACGACCGGTCATCGGATCGGTACTGCGGGCCGACACCGACGGCATCGTCTACCTGGCCGTCGTCCCCGACCCGGACAACCCCTTCTACCGCGCACGCCAGGGACAGGTCGGCCTCACCGAATGCGCCGCACTGGCCCGCGCCATGCGGGAGATCACCGCGCAGGACGAAGGGGCCACCGAGCGCCGCGCGATCGTCGCCGTTGTCGACCTGCCCAGTCAGGCGTATGGCCGGATCGAAGAGATGGCCGGACTGCACCAGGCCATCGCGACGGCGATCGACGCCACCGAAGCCGCACGCGTCGCCGGACACCCGCTCGTCACCCTCGTGGTCGGACAAGCCCTCTCCGGCGGATTCCTCACGCATGGACTCCAGGCCTCGCAGATCCTCGCACTCGACGATCCCGGGGTGCAGATCCACGCCATGCACAAGCAGGCGGCGGCGCACATCACCATGCGCACCGTCGAGCAGCTCGATGAACTCGCCAAGACCATCCCGCCGTTGTCCTACGACGTTCGGGACTGGGCCACACTCGGGTTCTGCGACGGCCTGCTCGAGGTCGACGACGCCGAGTCCCCCACCGACCGCGACATCACCAACGTGGCACAGGCCATCAGCGACGCCATCGCGCGGGCGCGTTCAGGTCCCACCGACCTGTCCAACCGGCTCGACTCCCAAGGGGCGGAGAAGAACCGCAAAGCATCCCGGGCCGTGCGCGACACCCTGGCCCGACAGTGGAACGAGCACTGA
- a CDS encoding DUF3103 family protein, whose amino-acid sequence MTASTPLRTALTGVVLAATALIPLQGTALAAQTETAATATTRAASVSGIEDATALALARSLADPAWKRQVRTAALAADSVDLRALTSGSTTAAGKSLASKVATADQKVATAKGLSSDIGSLLRVGLADASMKSRLTAGRAPLVAAAPSDDDATFTAYDSRGTAHELAVESVPEQPVYIVDIDGTKAVTEGLKVVNRALEANGLDVPAPAAEVTTAAPLAATGIDTTLINSVRLSDDQEPWVKGDAEIFTLVTGFGTDGKPRVDTVEMPYLNTDNTTYYPNQVLVNWSNYKYSLADAVMMEDDGDTNYQSLAKAIVTVLLTITDQGVYIPLADAVLDAIPASWWTDDPDYVDSWYTLAKTTSGTRNGAAANGWLNVSPYYVPAL is encoded by the coding sequence TTGACCGCATCCACTCCGCTGCGCACGGCCCTGACCGGGGTCGTTCTGGCCGCAACCGCTCTGATCCCCCTTCAGGGCACCGCGCTGGCAGCGCAGACCGAGACCGCCGCGACCGCAACCACCCGGGCGGCCTCGGTCTCCGGAATAGAGGACGCAACCGCTCTCGCCCTCGCCAGGTCCCTGGCCGATCCGGCCTGGAAGAGACAGGTACGCACAGCCGCGCTGGCCGCGGACTCGGTGGACCTGCGGGCGCTGACCAGCGGCTCCACCACTGCCGCCGGCAAGAGCCTCGCCTCGAAGGTGGCCACCGCCGACCAGAAAGTCGCCACCGCCAAGGGCCTGAGCAGCGACATCGGTTCGCTGCTGCGAGTGGGCCTGGCGGACGCCTCGATGAAGTCCCGGCTCACCGCGGGCAGGGCCCCGTTGGTTGCCGCCGCCCCGTCCGACGACGATGCCACGTTCACCGCGTACGACAGCAGGGGCACCGCCCACGAACTGGCCGTCGAATCAGTCCCCGAGCAGCCCGTCTACATCGTCGACATCGACGGCACCAAGGCGGTCACCGAAGGGCTGAAGGTCGTCAACCGGGCCCTGGAGGCGAATGGGCTCGATGTCCCGGCCCCGGCCGCCGAGGTGACAACCGCCGCGCCACTGGCCGCGACGGGCATCGACACCACCCTGATCAACTCGGTTCGGCTCTCCGACGACCAGGAGCCCTGGGTCAAGGGTGATGCCGAGATCTTCACTCTCGTCACCGGCTTCGGCACGGACGGCAAGCCGCGCGTCGACACCGTCGAGATGCCTTACCTGAACACGGACAACACCACGTACTACCCGAACCAGGTCCTCGTGAACTGGTCCAACTACAAGTACAGCCTGGCCGACGCGGTCATGATGGAGGACGACGGCGACACCAACTACCAGTCGCTTGCCAAGGCCATCGTCACGGTCCTGCTGACGATCACCGACCAGGGCGTGTACATCCCCCTTGCCGACGCGGTCCTCGACGCCATCCCCGCCTCCTGGTGGACCGACGACCCGGACTACGTCGACTCCTGGTACACCCTGGCCAAGACCACCAGCGGCACGCGCAACGGCGCGGCGGCCAACGGCTGGCTGAACGTCTCCCCGTACTACGTGCCGGCCCTCTGA
- a CDS encoding malonate decarboxylase holo-ACP synthase, whose amino-acid sequence MRRHRPHDLLRIADPGAHLTGSEPAWVRPSLAAAPWVVVRRGTAPAGQLAVGVRGRARHERHALLMPIEAAIACRRPEDLRPVSVSAPARTPALSALQEATPILHGLGLPWGPTGSVGFELATGRLTTTATSDLDLLIRTESLPSPAWAAELISRLSALPARVDCQLQTAGGAVVLAELATDPRTLVLRTSGGPQLVTRAQVSEPWQPTDRVTSHPAAARAEEDAMSVALLFPGQGSQRAGMLQSLPDSPAAARAHTEARDVLRSFDDVPAQLDTSEALRSTTNAQLALLIAGVVTARALVDDHDLRADSVSGHSVGAFSAAVLAGVLSLGDALRVVHVRGAGMERACADGTWSMAALSGLDLASTRQLLATIATDADPLWIANINAADQIVVSGTRTALDTLRRYAPAAGARDLKVLDVNVASHCPLQADTARAVAHALARTEHGEQQRSYFANTTGRRLLHAPEKVIDDLAQAVQRPVRWYDAVRLMPELGVTATVQVPPGHVLTAIVTRENPSMTNVAVDDTGLATAVRRVTRAREA is encoded by the coding sequence ATGAGGCGTCACCGGCCGCACGACCTACTCCGGATCGCGGATCCCGGCGCGCACCTGACCGGCTCCGAACCGGCCTGGGTGCGCCCTTCCCTGGCCGCCGCGCCGTGGGTCGTCGTGCGGCGCGGCACAGCACCGGCCGGGCAGCTGGCCGTAGGGGTCCGCGGCCGTGCCCGGCACGAGCGGCACGCCCTCCTCATGCCGATCGAGGCAGCCATCGCATGCCGCCGGCCCGAGGACCTGCGGCCCGTGTCGGTCTCCGCTCCCGCGCGCACACCGGCTCTGTCCGCCCTCCAAGAGGCCACACCGATCCTGCACGGTCTCGGCCTCCCGTGGGGACCGACCGGAAGCGTCGGCTTCGAGCTGGCTACGGGACGGCTGACCACCACGGCGACCAGCGACCTCGACCTCCTCATCCGGACAGAGTCCCTGCCGTCCCCGGCCTGGGCCGCCGAGCTCATCAGTCGGCTGTCCGCGTTGCCTGCGCGGGTGGACTGCCAACTCCAGACCGCGGGCGGCGCCGTCGTCCTGGCCGAACTCGCCACCGACCCGCGGACTCTGGTGCTGCGCACCAGCGGAGGACCGCAGTTGGTGACACGCGCGCAGGTCTCCGAGCCGTGGCAACCGACGGACCGGGTGACCTCTCACCCGGCCGCCGCCAGAGCTGAGGAAGATGCGATGAGTGTTGCCCTGTTGTTCCCGGGACAAGGATCGCAACGGGCAGGGATGCTCCAGAGCCTGCCCGACTCCCCCGCCGCGGCCCGGGCTCACACCGAAGCCCGCGACGTGCTGCGCTCCTTCGACGACGTTCCGGCACAACTCGACACCTCCGAGGCGCTGCGCTCCACCACCAACGCCCAACTCGCACTGCTCATCGCCGGTGTGGTCACCGCCCGCGCGCTGGTGGACGACCACGACCTGCGGGCCGACAGCGTCTCGGGGCACTCCGTCGGCGCCTTCTCCGCAGCTGTCCTCGCCGGTGTTCTCAGCCTCGGTGACGCCCTGCGCGTTGTTCACGTACGCGGAGCCGGCATGGAGCGCGCCTGCGCCGACGGAACCTGGTCGATGGCCGCCTTGAGCGGACTGGACCTGGCATCCACCCGGCAGCTCCTCGCCACCATCGCAACCGACGCCGATCCGCTGTGGATCGCCAACATCAACGCGGCCGATCAGATCGTCGTCAGCGGCACCCGCACGGCACTCGACACCCTACGTCGATACGCCCCGGCCGCCGGCGCCCGCGACCTGAAGGTCCTCGACGTGAACGTCGCCTCGCACTGCCCCCTGCAAGCCGACACCGCACGGGCCGTGGCCCACGCACTGGCCCGGACTGAACACGGCGAACAGCAGCGCAGCTACTTCGCCAATACCACCGGCCGACGACTCCTCCACGCCCCCGAAAAGGTCATCGACGACCTCGCACAAGCAGTACAGCGACCGGTCCGCTGGTACGACGCGGTACGCCTCATGCCCGAACTCGGTGTAACCGCCACCGTCCAGGTCCCACCAGGCCACGTCCTCACCGCCATCGTCACCCGTGAGAACCCCTCCATGACCAACGTCGCCGTCGACGACACCGGACTCGCCACAGCCGTACGTCGCGTCACCAGAGCAAGGGAAGCCTGA
- a CDS encoding vWA domain-containing protein: MSANKIQHKVNHVALVVDCSGSMRPHQGQLIQVVDEFVAGLKSESDSLGHETRISLYSFDHKVENLVWDMDVKHLPSMRGLYQVNNGATALIEASLKSLDDLGHIWEEYGEHSFLQIVVTDGEENASGGDRRHDGDMAILGPWLDKITAKMGGLPGHWTSAILVPNSLAKRTAQNYGFPAGNIAIWDADSQKGVEEAIGTVRAAATSFLRGREQGVRGTKNLFAVGQDISVDEVRANLEPIPADKYRLLKVDKEVEIRPFVNSHPGVTYERGSCYYQLGTRAQVQQNKEVIVVEKDTDRAYTGDAARSLLFGSDVQGTVSVKAGNNPKLEVYVQSRSVNRKLKPKTRLLIML; this comes from the coding sequence GTGTCCGCAAACAAGATCCAGCACAAGGTGAATCACGTCGCGCTGGTAGTGGACTGTTCGGGTTCAATGCGTCCGCACCAGGGCCAGCTCATTCAAGTTGTGGACGAATTCGTGGCGGGGTTGAAGTCCGAGTCGGACAGCCTCGGCCACGAGACCCGGATCAGCCTCTACTCCTTCGACCACAAGGTGGAGAACCTGGTCTGGGACATGGACGTGAAGCATCTGCCGTCCATGCGCGGGCTGTACCAGGTCAACAATGGCGCTACGGCCCTCATCGAGGCTTCTCTGAAGTCCCTGGACGACCTGGGCCATATTTGGGAGGAATACGGCGAGCACAGCTTCCTGCAGATCGTCGTGACGGACGGCGAGGAGAACGCCTCCGGTGGCGACAGGCGGCACGACGGCGACATGGCCATCCTCGGCCCCTGGCTCGACAAGATCACGGCGAAGATGGGCGGGCTTCCGGGCCACTGGACTTCCGCGATCCTCGTTCCGAACTCCCTGGCCAAGCGGACCGCCCAGAACTACGGCTTCCCGGCCGGGAACATCGCCATCTGGGATGCGGATTCCCAGAAGGGCGTCGAGGAGGCGATCGGCACCGTGCGCGCTGCCGCCACCAGCTTCCTCCGCGGGCGAGAGCAGGGGGTACGCGGCACGAAGAACCTGTTCGCCGTCGGTCAGGACATATCGGTTGACGAGGTGCGGGCAAACCTCGAACCGATTCCGGCCGACAAGTACCGGCTTCTGAAAGTCGACAAGGAGGTCGAGATTCGCCCCTTCGTCAACTCGCACCCGGGCGTGACGTACGAACGTGGTTCGTGTTACTACCAGTTGGGCACCCGGGCTCAGGTTCAGCAGAACAAGGAAGTCATCGTGGTCGAGAAGGACACCGACCGCGCCTATACGGGCGACGCGGCGCGCAGTCTTTTGTTCGGTTCGGATGTCCAGGGGACCGTCTCCGTAAAGGCAGGGAACAACCCCAAATTGGAGGTGTACGTACAGAGTCGTTCGGTGAACAGGAAGCTCAAGCCGAAGACGCGTCTGCTCATCATGCTCTGA
- the mdcA gene encoding malonate decarboxylase subunit alpha: MTTAAAATDPVWNKRRTAKRERLASAARHSDGRLIKPDELGQVLEAVIRPGDKVALEGDNQKQADFLSRTLAACDPKRLHDLHMLIGSVSRGEHLDLFEEGIASKLDLAYAGPQSVRIAQLVADGTVSIGAIHTYVELYARMVIDLRPDIALVCASAADKHGNLYTGANTEDTPIIVEATAFHDGVVIVQADEIVGEGELPRIDIPGDWVDLVVQADRPFFLEPLFTRDPQGIGPLHILQAMMALRGIYERHQVVSLNHGVGFSTAAIELILPTYGEQLGLKGRICRNWALNPHPTLIPAIESGWVETIHSFGGESGMTKYVAARPDVFFNGADGSLRSNRVLCQLAGQYAIDMFIGSTLQMDAQANSSTVTEGRLSGFGGAPNMGHDPHGRRHSTPAWLDLQHGEGAGMRGRKLVVQVVETFQSSGTPTFVESLDAISVGHDAGMSLPPVMIYGDDVTHVVTEEGIAYLYKATSLEDRKAALAAIAGVTPLGRSADPGALERLRSDGLVALPSDLKVDTSLATRSLLAARSIGDLVAWSGGLYEPPARFRNW; the protein is encoded by the coding sequence ATGACGACCGCGGCTGCGGCAACTGATCCGGTCTGGAACAAGCGTCGAACGGCCAAGCGAGAGCGCCTGGCGAGTGCCGCACGGCATTCCGACGGAAGGCTGATCAAGCCTGATGAGCTGGGCCAGGTGCTGGAAGCGGTGATCCGCCCGGGTGACAAGGTGGCCCTGGAGGGTGACAATCAGAAACAGGCGGACTTCCTGTCGCGAACCTTGGCGGCCTGTGACCCGAAAAGGCTGCACGACCTGCATATGCTGATCGGCTCCGTCTCGCGCGGCGAACACCTGGATCTTTTCGAGGAAGGCATCGCCTCCAAGCTGGACCTCGCCTATGCGGGCCCGCAGAGCGTGCGGATCGCGCAACTCGTCGCGGACGGAACCGTGTCGATCGGCGCGATCCACACGTACGTCGAGTTGTACGCGCGAATGGTGATCGACCTTCGACCGGATATCGCACTTGTGTGCGCATCCGCAGCCGACAAGCACGGCAATCTCTACACCGGAGCGAACACCGAGGACACGCCGATCATTGTTGAGGCCACCGCGTTCCACGACGGTGTCGTCATCGTGCAGGCGGACGAAATCGTCGGTGAGGGCGAGCTGCCTCGTATCGACATTCCCGGTGACTGGGTGGATCTGGTCGTACAGGCCGACCGGCCGTTCTTCCTGGAGCCCTTGTTCACGCGCGATCCCCAAGGCATCGGCCCGTTGCACATCCTGCAGGCGATGATGGCGCTGCGCGGGATCTACGAGCGTCATCAGGTCGTATCGCTCAACCATGGAGTGGGTTTCAGTACCGCCGCCATCGAACTGATTCTGCCGACATACGGGGAGCAGCTGGGGCTGAAGGGAAGGATCTGTCGCAACTGGGCGCTGAATCCGCACCCCACGCTGATCCCGGCGATCGAGTCGGGCTGGGTGGAGACAATCCACAGCTTCGGCGGCGAGTCGGGCATGACAAAGTATGTCGCTGCCAGGCCGGACGTGTTCTTCAACGGCGCGGACGGCTCGCTGCGGTCCAACCGCGTGCTGTGCCAGCTCGCTGGGCAGTACGCGATCGACATGTTCATCGGCTCCACGTTGCAGATGGATGCGCAGGCGAACTCCTCGACGGTCACGGAGGGCCGGCTGTCGGGGTTCGGTGGGGCACCCAACATGGGGCACGATCCGCACGGGCGGCGGCACTCGACGCCCGCGTGGTTGGACCTGCAACACGGTGAGGGCGCGGGAATGCGCGGCCGCAAGCTGGTCGTGCAGGTGGTCGAGACCTTCCAGTCCAGCGGCACCCCCACCTTCGTCGAATCGCTCGATGCGATCAGCGTGGGCCACGACGCAGGCATGTCCCTTCCACCCGTCATGATCTACGGCGACGACGTCACCCACGTGGTCACCGAGGAAGGCATCGCCTACCTGTACAAGGCGACGTCCCTCGAAGACCGGAAGGCCGCCCTCGCGGCGATCGCCGGCGTAACCCCCCTGGGCCGCAGCGCCGACCCCGGTGCTCTCGAACGGCTCCGCAGTGACGGCCTCGTGGCACTGCCGTCCGACCTGAAGGTGGACACCTCACTGGCCACCCGGTCGCTGCTCGCGGCACGCAGCATCGGAGACCTGGTCGCTTGGTCCGGTGGCCTGTACGAGCCGCCGGCCAGGTTCCGAAACTGGTGA